Below is a window of Humulus lupulus chromosome 9, drHumLupu1.1, whole genome shotgun sequence DNA.
TTTTTTGGGTTTCAAGTTTTAATGTTCAAGTTGGAGGAAATAAGAATTAAAACCTCTCCAAAAGATTCAAATTTTTATCGAGTTTAGATACAGAAAGCGAGTCAAATGGTGGAAAGTTTTTAGGTTGAGTTTGGGTGGTATTCAAGTTGggcttttattttcaaaaatagcaATTTTACCAAAAACAAGATTTATGTCACTTTTTGAAAAACACACATGAcatattgttcttcttctttttctcatCAATAAAACAATAACATATAATAGTTTATTAGATATATTGTTGTATGTATAAATAACATTTACAATACAAAGAAAATGGGATGAGGAAGGAAGAGAGTCAAAGTCGGACTGATGCCACTTCTGTCAAAGTGAGGGAAGTCGAACTGATGCCATTGCTCTCAAAGGTGAGGGAGGGCAGTCGAATGGAGGCCGTGAATGTGGAAGGGAGGGAGGCTCACCTCCCATATGTAATGATAAAGAAGGGGTGGGCAGGAGTGAGTAAGAAAGTGATTGTAGCCTttcatttcatttatttatttttaatattataactTTGATAATATCCACCTATTTTTAAgcaaaacttatatatatatatatatatatatatatatataccggaTAGAGTTAGCTTGGAAGGCaagtttatttaattttatttatagaatttattaattatttttattaaatttatattaatgtcatatacattttaaataaatattttattttaattaaataatttatttatttttatttaagtttatgtttgttctgatttttgaatttaagagtgacaacaaaagattatatattatatgtttaatgtaatattaaatattatacgtgaattttaaatttaagttttttactaatttttttttaaaaagtaattttttactaattgacagcagattatattatatatttaatatgatattattctattaagtgagtttaagtttaattaaattttattttatgattttattatttttaaataattatcattgtaaaatatctttaaaatatcttattttaatttatttaattatttattattttaaaataattatcatggtaaaatatctgaaaattttcaaatgttaatttgtttatttatttattatttttaaataattattattataaaatatctcaaaaaaatctattttatttaagtttaagtatttacaaactaaaattaagtataagaatattttgttaaatataaaaatattccattaaaattaacattaaaaaattaaaaaataattaaaaccaaCAAATTTTGTTATCTACACCGTTATTATatggaagatatatatatattatatatattgactATTCTGTTTAATGATTAATATGGCATGCACCTTATGACATAATTGGTGTTTCACTTCTATCATAAATGCTCTGCATGCGTCCCCTGCTTTTGATATTGCCATTTTCATATGATGACATAATGAGACTGTTTTAGTATTGTTATTATtagtacaaataaatatatatatatatatatatatttatatcattaaCTTTGGTAAGCCAATTTCAATTTTGGGTGCTTTATTTATATACGAAAAAAAGGGACCAAAATTCACTTGAAAAAAATCATACCAGAAAACATGGAATGCCAGAACACTTGCAAGTGAATTGAGCATATAGTACTTGATTTGGGTAACTCTACAACAAATATAGATTCCTTATATTTGAACATCCAAAAGTATTAAAAATGTCTGCTCAACCAGAGAAAGAGAAAACCAGAAAATGGAGAGCATATATAATCCCTGCAAACCTCCCCCTCTTCCAAAAAGTGATGCTACTTCCCGGGATGAGTAGCAACACGAGCCAACCTAAATACACCAACTCAGCTCACGATGTAATTTCACTCTGAATTCTAAGCATTTTTCCAACaacaaaaaatgtatatttttataaataaaaaaaaatgatttatatttcCAAGAATGAATCTCATATTGTCAATTGTTAGGAGTATCACCATGGCTATTCCTTCTCTTTCGAATCAAATAATAAGCAAGCCCTCCAAAAACAAGCAAAATAATCATTCCATCAACTACTCCCACCAAAATCACAACCCACTTTTTCACGTTGGATCTTCCATGAGTACCACTAGTGCTTCCCGTAGGAACCTTAACAATGAAACTCATTCCACTTCCTCTATCCACTTGTTTAAGTCCACCTACCAATTTGTACAAAAAACAAGATTGTGAGTTAAAAGCAGCACCAGCACATTTACAATCATCCAAACACATCTCAAGGCATTGTGTTTTACTAACATTGTCTCTTCTACTATGATCATTATCTCTTAACACACTCCTAACATCTTCTAACTCAACCATCTCCACCTCCTTTTTCCTGCCACAAAATCCCCGTGGAAATCCTTCACCGCAATCCAAATTAACCCCTTCTTCTTCCCTCTTAAGAAGCCGAATGCAAGAGCAAGCATTCGAAAAGGTACAAATTCCATAAGGCTTGCAAGCCAAAGGAAGATCACAAGTGGTGTTGAGAGCTTGAAAAGAGGCCTCAAATTGAGCTTTGCTTGAGGAGTAAAAGTAAAGGCCTAAGTTACCAGTTTTGTTTCCCAATGCCAAAAATCGCAGGGGGGGATTGAGTACTTGGGATCGAATTTGCGCGATTTTCTTACTTTGATCATTGAACAACTCCAATCCCTTTGAACTCAATGCCATAAAACTTAAGTTTCTGTTCATAGAAGGCTTGAATTCCCAATATGAGTAGCTGGAGTCACCAGAGTTTAGATAGAGTGCAATCTTGTTGTTCTTAATTTCCAAAGAGTAAATTGAAGTTGAGTTGCTTGGGAAAGAAGTTAACCTAGTTGCAACATTAAGTCTCTGTCCCCAAAGCATAACATCAGTTGGAAAATTGAAACTTTGCCACTTTATACGGTTCAAGGCATCAACTAGAACTAGATTTCCTGTTCTTAGTATCTGTAACCTCTGTGTTAAGAGTTATgaacaaatattcaaaatattgatgaaaaatatcaaaaatattgaaaattttcataagtaaattttattaatatagacGAGTTACCAAACTCAATACTTAacaaatattatcaaacaaactaCTTAATGTGGATtcataaaatactaattaattaaaaaaaatcttttaagTAGTCATGTTCATGGAAATTGGAAACTATTCATGAATAACATCAACAAATTAGGGAAAAATGTATTGACCTTTCAATATTCTTTTATGGGAAAATAGAAACCTACCCTAAAATTACCAATTTCAATTATTGCAATAACTTTTTTGTTTCTTCTTCGGTTTCTTTCCCAATGTGAATATTTTCATTTATTGCTCagtcaaaaataaaaaacaaaaactaGAGAGAAACCAACTCTAGCATGgcaataacttttttttttaattattttctatttatgtattttgtatgtatttaaaaaatattataatgaaatTAATGATAATTACCTCCACACCTTGTCCAGCAGTGCCGGCTCTCCACCCAACTCTATCTTTAGGACCCTTCAATCTCAAGTCTCCATCTTGAGTGAGCTCAAGAACACACTTATCAACCAAGTAAAATCTTGTGTAGTGACCAGAATTCCACACTttaacatctcccaaaaacacttCCAAAGAGCAAGAGAACTTTTCTCCAATGGCTTCCACACTCAATGCCACCTTGAAATTTGGCTCCATTTCATTGGTCTCAACTAAGAAAGCTCTTCCACTGGTGATGCCCACCACCACAGGCAGAGTGAACCGGTAACCAATACCAATGGATGAGTCAGAACAGCCATAGTTGAAGAGAATAGCAAGTAAGAAAATGAAGGAAGAAAAATAGTGATAATGACAATAAAAATAATGGGGCTGCATATATGAGAAAATGAACAAgtttttactttggagttttgaTAGGTTGAGTTGAGTTGCATTGGGATTTTCTGGGGAAAAAATTATGagggaaaatgaagaagaagaagcagaagaagaaggaaagaaaagttATGAGCTTTTTTAATAGTGTTTTGGTATATAAAATAACTTTGCTTATTGACTCGCCCCCACTAAACCGAAAAGGTTAATGAGCTTTTATTACTATTTGTCTTTTCATACTTAATATTGTGTCATTTATActaataatgttatttaataaccGTTATGTGATTTTATTTTTTGATATAGTTAGTAAGAGAAAAAAATCAACTATAATGCTgacttaatttatttattttttggggTTGATGCATAATATAATTCAATGCACTTTGCttgagataataataataattaatggaCCATCAAAGGGGGTAAGGTTACAGGGTGTCCATGTGAGGATTGTATTTTGAGTAATATATACAAAATTACAGCCATTTTGGTtttgtgagttttttttttgaGTGCAGTGATAGTGAGAGTAGTGAGTGGTGTGGGAGAGTGGGTAGCATAatgtttttatttatgtttatttaatgattctttatttttctgtctttTTGAGGTGGGACCCGACCCATCTAAATTGGATGGATCAGTCTCAATGGGTGCACTCGGGTTTGCTTCAGTGTGGGACCAGAGTGGTTGTGGGTGCATGACACGTGTCGTTTAACGTGGAGTTAGAAGCCAAGTATGTGCTGATTCTGTTCAGACGCTTCTATGACGTTACCATCCAAATAAGCCCGGTTGGTAGGCTGGGCTTTCCCTCTTTGGGTTTGGATTGGGCTATTCAATTCAATATCTCAAAAAGAAATTAGATTTTatatggaatttttttgaaaaattaatacATATAccgtaaattataaaaaaaaatcgaaaTATACCTGAGCTCATTATATACACGGAGGGGTCACCCAAACTCAAATCCCCAACCTagtcatattttatttttgataatgaacaaaaatttatgtttataatatattcatGTTTATATATGGTGAAGATTACATCAAAACTTTATATATGGTCTAGTTAAATTATTATggaatttattgttaaaaaagtaaaacaaaaaaaaaacttaaatattttctttaaacAAACTATTACTAATTTTATAATGTAAACAATTAAACATTATTGTaacattgtttacaaaactattgttacatataaaaataattttaacatatatttCTAATAAATATTCAAAGAAATCTCTTAATATAAAATGGATCAATGtagaattaaacttaatattattcCAATAGTAGTTTGATATTAAGTATAATTAAGTTATCGCTAACTTCATGAATTTGTAGCAACTTTTTACAAAAACTATCCctaaaattaaatttcaaaacttttagtctattttttaaaaaacaacaaTAGTTTTGTTATTACAACCTTTACCTAAAACAAAAAAACAGAAACACAATATATTTGTGAAAATTCAATGCACTGTAACTACAAATTCAATAAATTATAATAGATAGTTACATGGCCAAAATTTAACAAATTATAAAAATTGTAACCAACATTTTTAGTAAAACATACTAATAAAAAACATTCAAAAGTTGTAACAAATATTTACAGAAACTAATAGAGTGAATATGACCTAGAGCTATCAAGCTATCAACATGACCCTTTGTACCAAAAGTAGGACCTCCTTGATTTGAATACGAGAGtataaaataaactaataaaaagaaactttatttaaaggaaaaagaaaaatgatatttcaattttttttacaaaggtGTGAATAAAAATGTAATAAAATAATTTAGTCCACCAATAGATAGAAgtttattataattaagaaataataaaaaacaacaaaaaaatctgGAAACAACTTTTCAAAACTGTAACATATAGAACCAAATCATTCTGCAAGTATCATTTACAAAACTATAACAGTCTGTTACAGATCCACATCATACAATAAATAGACTTTACAAACTTCAAATAAATTGTTACCGATCTAGAAAATAACATATAATAGTCATCTTTCTTGTATGAAAGTTTAGTGCAattatgaaataataaaaaacaacaaaaaattggaAACAAACTTTTCAAAACTGTAACATATAGAACAAAATCATATTGCAAGCATACTTTACAAAACTGTAACATATTGTTACAGATCCACATCAAACAATAAACAAACTTTACAAACTTCAAACAAATTGTTATAAATCCAAAAATAACATATATAAGTCATCTTTCTTGTACGGAAGTGAAAGTTTTCTTTGTTTCGAGTCAATGAATTAACATTAAAGCACCCAATAAAATGAACATGTATACTTATAGGGCTTTGAAATGTTTAGCTTACTTCAATTAAGCAAAATACACGGAGAATTGTTTAAATTAACATATAACAAACATTATTTTTTAAACACATATAATTATGATCCCCATTGTAAATGGTTATTAAGGAAAGGGGGTCGACCCGACTCGGGCCCGACAcagcacgagcacgacacgacatGGGTCGGGCCTATGGGCCATGCTGGGCTTACACTTTCAAATATGGGTCGGCTCGGCCTAGCACGATTTGAAATAAGGGCCCAGCCCAGCCTGCCTCGAATTATTCGGAGGCACGAAAATATGGGCCGGGCcgacccacatttacagctctaggcctggcccttgattcacctatatatatattattcattTTAGGACaaatatcaaataaaaaaaagtaaagaaataTGAACAAAGAAACCTTGTGTCCTTCTATACATGTAGTCTATATATGTAAAATTGTGTAACTTCTTAAGTTCTGAAATTATCAATATTTTAACTTAGAATTACTAAGATTGTGTCACTCTACAtgtagtctatatatatatatatatatatatatatatatgaagggTACTTATTTTAAGTGACCCTATCTCATTTTTAGCCATAttttaaattacttttttttaataCCCAATATTTTGGTTATTGTTCTTGTTATACCATTTTTTTTTGCTTAAACACTCACAACACAATGTTTTTGAGTAAGAGTGTTATAGAAAATGTGATTATAAAAAGGGGAATctacaaaaatacacaaaaaaaaaatttaaaaatatgaaaaatacggtgcattacaaaaatacgcaatttttggataaaaacacggagaggcaaaagtgtaaatacggaatggcaaaattgttaataaaagtggtaaaatacaattttttgtgatcaacatttacaaacttgtaaatatctattacaaaattataaatatctgttacatgtttgtaaataatatttacaaaaatcagttatagaattgtagatttttttttgtagAAAAAACTTACAATTTTTGTAATAATAGTTTGcaaatctagttttacaactaagaaatatatttttgtaactaacatttacgaaaatattttatagttaagaaatcataactaaaatatgcataaaaatattatactttttcatattgttacaatattgtactaaaaaattatagaaacacatcatatttatgctatacaacttaaaaatataaatttaagatattcattatttataaaaacactttattaaatatatatttatatgaaaaatgTGGTTATAgagtggtgaaatacaatattttttaaaacaagttttacatttttgtaacaccagtttacaaaattaatttcacaacCAAAAAGTTTATTtatgtaactaacatttacaaagatatatataaatttatttaacatgattgttacaaagatttacaaaactaattttttaactttaaaatatatttttttaacaaagcTTAAAACTTGGACTAGATTATGATTTTTGTTTAACATTGTGTGTTGAAATTTGACTAgttatgattttaaaaaatatataatattttttataattatttcttTTGCTACTATTAATATATGTTACAAAAGTTCATGGCATCATCAAATAAGCACAAAACCATTTCATTTTTTACAATTGAAGGCATATCTTAAAATTGTGTCTTTATTAATATAAGATGATATGTCTAATTAATATTGtaaattgttatccccaaaatttgaaaatgatgatgtggcaatagaaatgacaaatggcaaggaatggatgggtgacctggcttagaaGTAGCCCAGTAagccattgaagaattttgactggcttgagaagtgccataaccgaccaggcatgaccttgtccgaccaatcACGTGTTTGTctacccaggaatgaccttgtctgcctaggcatgaccttgcctgctcaggcatgactttgtccgaccaggcatgaacttggccgatcggtcatgaccatgtccgaccaactaagtgcatgtctgcccagtcaagtgcatgactgcccagtataGATGTGGCCGACCAaactgaaggtgatatggatcaactagatagaggaggactacgtcaagattcccataaacggcttcaacaagaatcggtcttggcatatgcgggaatctctcatttatcccacaaatttagtgtactgttacattttgaatattgttgtaatttaaatataatgagaataataaaatatcccgattatggggatatcatctgtacgatcctaagcctataaatacaaggcttatggcatcaaaAAGGGttggaattttgaacttttgatctgaattttctagagagagaaagtacttgtatttgagagaattcctgtattcttgtaatctacactgaagaaactcagttgactcaggttcatctgatcttgagtgtagatatataatcataactctaagtggattaggctattaccatcacattggggctgaaccattataaaatcGTCTGtttcgtttattttctcttgaaggttttatcgtttttgacgttctcacgtcgttggccaaaaacgcggtcaacattttggtgctttcattgagagcctgaagagaaagacaaacGGTCCCTGAgatattatggcgcctaagaacaccaatgcagcctccaagaagacaggctcctgcCAGATTAGAAGGTCCTAGCTTCAAGAttgtgagactgagcctagagtcgtgctcgaggatgtaACCCCGgaggttgaagagctccaggaagccatgagcgccttccaggaggagatggcacaattcaatgctagacaggaggcgttcgctgaagaaatggctaggcagaatgccgcattcgTGCAGCAAAGGCGGGAAATGGACGCCAGGAGTGAAGAGATCCGgggacagcaggaggaggccgataggtgacatcgcgaggctgcactcactctggaggcagctacgcagctgacccgggccaatgcccaagctgcacctggagtggcagccaccccaggagcaaggaccacagaagctggtcgaaagaacactgatagaccccACTCTCGCGGACCAAGCaggggtggtagtaacccacctggtcgtgagGAAGATGGAGTCCGGTCGGACACTGCCTCAAatcaaagggggaactctagaaccccctcaaggagccaccgatcagagactttcaggtcaggaagtcataagtcaggtagcaagaaaacacctcctgagcaggagcacaataaagctcctcgaggtaaagaaacttcccacTTAAAAGATGGGCATGGgtgtgatgaagctgacagtcatcacactcaccagtcgaaggagaagaataatgacaaccatcgaggaggaaaagaccgcccagctcagacaggaaggccaccactgcatcccaaccagtacagtggcaaggagcatgttccacctagcaaaccttccgagaagactcggagtacagtATTCGATCGATTGGGAAAGCACACTACTcaaaaggatctaagggacgtcatTGCTGATAGACGAAGGATCGTCCCGGTCGtagggcaagagccaatccgacctaccagtcaagtagaaatactcgatgatggtttgccggataggagcgcccgaccaggcggtcccgaaaatgagtccctagcagtggccccaggcatccaagcccagcttgatgctttgacagcagTAGTTCAGAGTCTGTCAAAACGACCATCTGCGATTGATCCGgaagaccacaggagtggcagccctttctgtgctcgaattagagcagctcaaccaccagcgaaatacaaagcactggtactgccagtttatacagaaaaggcagacccaataaggcatgttgggaagttcgaagatcagatggagctgctcggggtgagtgatgactatcgctacaaagtcttccccaccacattgtcagacactgcccaggagtggtattggaagtttaagcctaactccatcacttcttgggagagTTTTAGAATGGAGTTTTGCAGacagtttagtgctgctcggacccctcctgtttacgccaatcacttggcagatattaagcaaggaaaggatgagtctctcaagaactacatacaaaggttcatgagagaagctaaccgacctactgcagttggagatgaggggaagatggtggcgatttcttccggcattatctatcggagtcctttgtgggacagcattcatcgcaacccaatttcaacattacaacaatttttgGACCGAGCGAACAAAttcatgaagttggatgatgtgATTGAGAAGGGAGAAAAGGGCCTGAACAACCCGAGTggatcgactgatcctcccaagaatggtggaaatgatcaaaatggtggtaagaaacgtgggaataacgggtctgaccgccacaatgagaagaaggctaagtcgggactaaacgacaagccaacaaagtatgaacctcgattcaccaactacaccactctttcggcgagctgagcggagatctatttggccagtcatcaagaggtcccttaccggaaacccccacctatcaagaaggagatgagtaaaagagatatgaacaagttctgtcgctaccatggagactatggtcacgacatgaatgagtgcaatcatctcaaagatgagatagagtttctcctccggtcggggaagctgAAGAAGTATCGAGCAaagaagacccagggagagggaagtaacaacaatcctgggttcaagcggcaacgatcccTACCTTTGCAAcatgaacctgtggacttcacactagataccatatgtggaggtccacatcttgctggagatagcaataaggcgagggagaggtatgctcgcacccttcatcatgagttggatgcaacatcaacctccgaagttatgatagtggaggagcgaccaccgAAGAACCCAagatacgaaagtgagtccctcactatcactgaagaagatgctcgacatgtgaggtatcctcacaatgaccctcttgttgtgacagtccaaattgtcaatatgaaggtgaagagatgtctggtcgacacagggagttctgtgaacattatttacaagtcatccttcgagaggatgaagctatctatcaatgacttgaagtcatgctctcaagtcatttatgggttcactggagaaggattgtcaccagctggaactATCAAGTTGCCAGTTACGACGGGGGAGGCTCCCAAACATGAGACAGTAATgaccgagtttttgattgttgactgcccgtccgcctacaatgtggttattggtcgaccactgctAACAAACTTACATGCGGTggtttcaatctggcacctttccatgaagttcccgaccagtgcgggcataggctgcgtccaaggagaccagagggaggctagggagtgctataatgcctcagtagctaaagcaaggaaaggagccaaggagagcaacatgattgtatgtgctgagagagaggaggtggacgagatggatgtcgacctgaGTTTTGCAGTGGTAACCGATcaggaagagatgttagaggagtttggccaagagagctctcttggtttaaaagagcagaaaaccccatccggtgatgaagtcaccaaatagggtgttgcccaaagcgagggaagggactttgatccttgctttggggattatgaaagtgatgtgggaccgtccgaggagttagaggaagTCTTGATAGATGAGGATGACCCGACCAAAGGGGTCAagattggaaaaaagttgaaagcagaggtgagaccacagctgatagaattcttgcgaagtaatcaagatgtcttcgcctagtctcacaaggatatggtgggtatctcaccaactgtgatcagccacgtgctcaacgtggatgaaagctatccaacagtgcagcagaagaggagattgcttgacaaagatcgagcaaaggctcttaaggaggaggtagagcggctaaaggagaatgggtttataagggaagcatgttaccctgcctgggtttcaaacccagtgttggtgcccaaacccaatggaaaatggaggacttgtgtggactttaccgacttgaacaaagcatgcccaaaggactgctttcctttaccgagaatagaccagttggtagatgcgacctctggtcatgaaacattgtccttcatggatgcatattcaggctacaaccagatcagtatgcatcctcctgatgaagaacacaccagcttccgaacagatatagggctatactgctatagggtcatgccctttggactgaagaatgcaggagctacctaccagcatttggtgaatggtatgttccgtgacttaatcggcaagagcatggaggtgtacgtagatgatatgctggtgaaattaaaggaagctgaagggcatgtgcgagacttggaggagtgctttgcaatactgagaaagtacagcatgaagttaaaccccctcaagtgctcatttggagtgggttctggaaaatttcttgggtttattgtgaactcctaaggaatagaggcaaacccagaaaaga
It encodes the following:
- the LOC133800767 gene encoding G-type lectin S-receptor-like serine/threonine-protein kinase SD2-5, with the protein product MQPHYFYCHYHYFSSFIFLLAILFNYGCSDSSIGIGYRFTLPVVVGITSGRAFLVETNEMEPNFKVALSVEAIGEKFSCSLEVFLGDVKVWNSGHYTRFYLVDKCVLELTQDGDLRLKGPKDRVGWRAGTAGQGVERLQILRTGNLVLVDALNRIKWQSFNFPTDVMLWGQRLNVATRLTSFPSNSTSIYSLEIKNNKIALYLNSGDSSYSYWEFKPSMNRNLSFMALSSKGLELFNDQSKKIAQIRSQVLNPPLRFLALGNKTGNLGLYFYSSSKAQFEASFQALNTTCDLPLACKPYGICTFSNACSCIRLLKREEEGVNLDCGEGFPRGFCGRKKEVEMVELEDVRSVLRDNDHSRRDNVSKTQCLEMCLDDCKCAGAAFNSQSCFLYKLVGGLKQVDRGSGMSFIVKVPTGSTSGTHGRSNVKKWVVILVGVVDGMIILLVFGGLAYYLIRKRRNSHGDTPNN